From the genome of Papaver somniferum cultivar HN1 chromosome 2, ASM357369v1, whole genome shotgun sequence, one region includes:
- the LOC113352196 gene encoding uncharacterized protein LOC113352196, with translation MGQANVYFCMDHLFNLVFILRGFSLQITVGWGIAIVVPGVWPDPDEYGVDKRSLLISRIIFYMGLHETMLHWASIVIRPIVDCKIFGGSRSEKWIEKAAISSGFGALWWWSLKDKVDTLALAVEIKRELLIGWGISDFINWWLYYLTVTVGVLRVVKCFIWFAKGLLFYRRPQDSNNGSCEDDNKVLHHPLLPVQSI, from the exons ATGGGGCAG GCAAATGTATACTTTTGTATGGATCACCTCTTCAACCTCGTCTTCATATTGCGTGGATTTTCCTTACAGATAACTGTTGGTTGGGGGATTGCTATTGTCGTTCCCGGTGTTTGGCCTGACCCTGATGAATATGGTGTTGACAAAAGGAGTTTGTTGATAAGTAGGATTATTTTTTATATGGGTTTGCATGAAACTATGCTTCATTGGGCAAGTATTGTCATAAGACCTATTGTGGATTGTAAAATTTTCGGCGGTTCAAGGAGTGAAAAATGGATTGAGAAGGCGGCAATAAGCTCGGGTTTTGGTGCGTTATGGTGGTGGAGTTTAAAAGACAAGGTTGATACGTTAGCTCTCGCCGTAGAAATTAAAAGAGAGCTCTTAATTGGTTGGGGTATTTCTGATTTTATTAATTGGTGGTTGTATTATCTTACTGTTACAGTTGGTGTGTTGAGGGTTGTCAAGTGTTTCATTTGGTTTGCAAAGGGTTTGTTGTTCTACAGAAGACCACAAGACAGCAACAATGGTTCCTGTGAGGATGACAATAAGGTCTTACATCATCCCTTGTTGCCAGTCCAATCCATCTAA
- the LOC113349416 gene encoding probable caffeoyl-CoA O-methyltransferase At4g26220 gives METPPTKLSVSDIGKSDAGLLQSKELYQYILETNVYPHEAEVLKELREITATHPRSYMLCAADEGPIMSLLLKLVNAKKTIEIGVYTGYSLLVTALALPGDGKIIAIDPDRSMFKIGLPFFKKAGVEHKVEFIESIGLPVLDKLLEDPNNEGSFDYAFVDADKGNYVNYHERLLKLVKVGGMILYDNTLWSGTVAWEDDSTLDEHMKRVKDVFVDLNKKLASDSRIQVSQLPVGDGLTMCMRLH, from the exons ATGGAAACACCTCCGACGAAACTCAGCGTGTCTGACATTGGAAAATCTGATGCAGGCTTGTTGCAGAGTAAAGAGCTTTATCAG TATATCTTGGAGACAAATGTGTACCCACATGAGGCTGAAGTTCTGAAGGAGCTAAGAGAAATTACGGCTACCCACCCACG GAGTTACATGCTTTGTGCAGCAGATGAAGGTCCCATAATGTCTCTACTTTTAAAGCTCGTCAATGCAAAAAAGACGATTGAGATTGGAGTCTACACTGGATACTCACTCCTTGTCACTGCTCTTGCGCTTCCGGGAGATGGCAAa ATCATAGCTATTGATCCAGATCGGTCAATGTTCAAGATAGGACTACCATTCTTCAAAAAAGCTGGGGTAGAACATAAGGTGGAGTTCATTGAGTCTATTGGTCTCCCTGTTCTTGACAAACTACTCGAGGAT CCAAATAATGAAGGATCGTTTGACTATGCATTCGTCGACGCGGACAAGGGAAATTATGTAAACTATCACGAGAGACTACTAAAACTAGTGAAGGTCGGAGGAATGATTCTCTACGATAATACACTTTGGTCAGGTACAGTTGCTTGGGAAGATGATTCAACACTTGATGAACATATGAAGAGGGTTAAAGATGTCTTTGTTGATCTAAACAAGAAATTAGCGTCTGATTCTCGCATTCAAGTTTCGCAACTCCCTGTTGGTGATGGTCTCACAATGTGTATGCGTCTTCATTGA
- the LOC113349417 gene encoding probable caffeoyl-CoA O-methyltransferase At4g26220 — protein MEIPPTKLSSFDVAKTDAGLLQSKELYQYILETNVYPNEDEVLKELREITATQPWSLMLCAADEGPIMSLLIKLINAKKTIEIGVYTGYSLLVTVLALPEDGKTIAIDPDRSMFEIGLPFFRKAGVEHKVEFIESIALPVLDKLLEDPKNEGSFDYAFVDADKDNYVHYHERLLKLVRVGGMILYDNTLWSGTVAWEDDSTLDDMMKEIKDVFVDLNKKLASDSRIHISQLPVGDGLTMCMRLH, from the exons ATGGAAATACCTCCAACGAAACTCAGTTCTTTTGATGTTGCAAAAACTGATGCTGGTTTGTTGCAAAGCAAAGAGCTTTATCAG TATATCTTGGAGACAAATGTGTACCCAAATGAGGATGAAGTTCTAAAAGAGCTAAGAGAAATTACGGCTACCCAACCATG GAGTTTGATGCTTTGTGCAGCAGATGAAGGTCCAATAATGTCTCTACTTATAAAGCTTATCAATGCAAAAAAGACAATTGAGATTGGGGTGTACACTGGATACTCACTCCTTGTCACTGTTCTTGCACTTCCCGAAGATGGCAAA ACCATTGCCATAGATCCAGATCGGTCAATGTTTGAGATAGGACTACCTTTCTTCAGAAAAGCTGGGGTGGAACATAAGGTGGAGTTCATTGAGTCTATTGCTCTTCCTGTTCTTGACAAACTACTGGAAGAT CCCAAGAATGAAGGATCATTTGATTATGCGTTCGTCGATGCAGACAAGGACAATTACGTGCATTATCATGAGAGACTACTAAAACTAGTGAGAGTAGGAGGAATGATTCTCTATGATAATACACTATGGTCAGGTACAGTAGCTTGGGAAGATGATTCTACACTTGATGATATGATGAAAGAAATTAAGGATGTATTTGTCGATCTGAACAAGAAATTAGCATCTGATTCTCGCATTCATATTTCACAACTCCCTGTTGGTGATGGTCTCACAATGTGTATGCGTCTACATTGA